TCTAAGTCATCAAAGCGATCTGGGTCTAATAGACGCAAACGGGCAAAGTGACTTTGCGCCCCAAGCTGCTCAGGTGTCGCCGTCAATAGCATGACTCCTGCCGTCTCTTCAGCAAAATCTGCAATGAGGTCGTACTTATCATTGCCGCCTTGAGCTTCATCCCAATGCAGGTGATGCGCTTCATCGACGACCAATAAATCAAACCCTGCTTCCATCGCCTGATCATACAAGTCAGGATGATCAAGAAGTAAGTCCATACCAGCGATGACACATTGCTCAGTCATAAAGACATTTTGCTCAGGGTCATGCTCTTTAATCGCTGCGGTACGCACCAAATCAAACAGCGCAAAGTTGAGATTAAAGCGGCGGCGCAGCTCAATCATCCACTGGTATTGCAGACTGTCTGGTACAAGAATCAATACACGCTCAGCTTTACCAGTCAGTAGCTGCTGATGAATAATCAAACCTGCCTCAATAGTTTTACCCAAACCAACTTCATCAGCCAGCAACACACGCGGTGCGATACGTTTGCCAACTTCATGAGCGATATAGAGCTGATGCTCAATGATATCGACGCGCGCGCCCATCAAGCCTTTAAGCGGGTGACCTGCAAGCGCTGATTGCATACGCAAAATATCTTGACGCAAATCGTACCAATCACTGCGCTCAATACGACCTGCTAGCAAACGCTCAAGTGGTTTCGCCAAAGTAATATTAGCAGCCAAACGGGTTTCCATAATGGCTTTTTCATGCTCATTTACACTGTACTTGAGCACGCCCATCACTTCTTCAACAGCATTTACTGTATAGCTCTTACCTGCCTGATCAGAGATACTATCGCCGACTTTAAACACCACACGAGATAACGGCGCAGAGTTTTTTGCATAAACGCGCGTCTCTTCACTTTGCGGAAATAAAATGTGCACACATCGGTCGTCTACATCGATGACCACACCTAAGCCCAGCTCGGACTCCGTATCAGATAAATAGCGTTGACCAACGGCGAATTCGGTGCTGTGCAATGAAGCGATAGAGATAGTCATAGGGCGATGTCTTTTTGTACTCAGATGATAAGAAAATAGGTAGTTTACGATGCAAGCCATGCTTGCTGGATCAGTCACATGGACGAACTGATAATTATTGGATATACGTTTATTCAATATACGGTCATTCAGTATATTGTCACGAGATATATCAGGCACATCAGCTTGTAAGCCAAATCCGTCGGTAAAACAGATCATTATATAACGTTAGCGCTTAGATGAGTGCGTTAAGTTCACTTTTCAAGAGCAGATTTCTGCAAGATAAAGTCAAGGCTAAGCATAAGTTGGGCTTATAAACCAATAAGATAACGACTCGCAAGTAAACAAAAAATATTGTTATCGTAAAATTGTTGCTGTATTGTTAAAAAATGCAATAGAACATCTCTCTTAATACCAAGGCTATTCAATTTAACTAAGTCATTAGACTTTTAGCTAACTACTACTTATATAAAAAATAGCATAGACCTCATAACCGTTATCGATGCTTTATCAGCGATTATGAGTATGCTATTGCCTGTAATAGTCCATTAAGTTATAAGTTGACTTTATTATCATAATTTTAAGTTATGTTAATACTGTTTTTAGTTGATGTTTCTGACTAATGTTTACAAGCCATTTTGATGAAACTTAACCATATATTTAGTTGTAGCCAATCCATCCCATTGGCAATTCTTTTTGTGCTCCCTACTCCCAAGGACAAATCCCGTCATGAGTGCCTCTAAAAAAGTTGGCTTTTTTAATCAAGTCAGTACCCAAGTTACCACTATTTTGTTCATTGCTTTTGCGGTCGTACTTGCGGTCGTTGTCTATGTCGTTGATAAAGAAGGCCATGATAAAATCCGTCTTGAGTCAGCAAAGCTGGTCGCTGAACGTGGTAATACCGCGGTTAATAGTATCTCAGCCGACATCAATCGTGTCATGCGTAGTGCCTTGCTGTTACAGCAAAGCGCGCAAACGCTGCCACCGCAAGAGAATATTTTGCAAGTCAGTACCGCCAATGCATTCGATAAACGCGACTATAACTTATTGGGTAGTGGCGGCATTTGGCCAGAAAAAGGCGCTCTTGGTGCCAATACTGCAACCCATCCGTTTTTGATGGTACGCCAAAACGGTGATTATCAAGCGGTACTAAGCGATCCAAACCCAACCAATCCTTATTATCAAGAAGATTGGTTTAGCGTCTTAAAACTACTCAAACCTGACAGCTGTATCTGGAACCATGTTCGCGCCAGCCAAACCAAAGGCGAGCTTGCCATGAGCTGCGGTGTCGCAATTGAGCGTGACAATCAGTTTTGGGGTGCCAGTACGGTTAACTTTACCCTAAACCAGTTGCAAGAGAACATCGTCAAGTTGAGTGAGAGCTCTGGTTCAGGCTACATTTTATTATTAGATAACAGTGATAAGGTAATCGCCTCATCTAACCCTGAACGCTTAAGCTATATTGATGAAGCAACCGGTACACCACTTGATATCAAACAAGTTATCAACTCTGACCCTGCTTGGAATCCGGTATTAAACTTCTTGGAAACTCAGCGTAACGAGATTATCGAGCAAGTTGCAGCTAGCGTGTCACCGCAAGTTCAGCAAGTATTGAATACAATTGATAAAGCAGAAACAGGTGATTCCAAAGGTTATTATTTGGTCAACTATGCTGCTTACCTAAATAACGGTGAAAACAAGCAAAATGCTATGGATAGTCGCTTGCTACAAAGCTTTGAGCTGACCAATGATAACTTTTATAACGGCAGTCAAGCCTATGTCTTTGAGATTCCTGAAACCTATTGGAAACTTATCGTTGTCCAACCTGATGCTGAGATTAACGCCATTGCCGACAATTTAAGTGAAAACTTGATTAACTGGATTGCGTTAGCGCTCCTTATCACCGCTGGTATTATCTACTTTATGCTAACTTTCTTAGCATTCAAGCCATTGAAAGAAACCACTGATAAAATTTCTCTCGCAGAAAACATCATTAATAACAAGCAGT
The window above is part of the Psychrobacter cryohalolentis K5 genome. Proteins encoded here:
- a CDS encoding sensor histidine kinase; protein product: MSASKKVGFFNQVSTQVTTILFIAFAVVLAVVVYVVDKEGHDKIRLESAKLVAERGNTAVNSISADINRVMRSALLLQQSAQTLPPQENILQVSTANAFDKRDYNLLGSGGIWPEKGALGANTATHPFLMVRQNGDYQAVLSDPNPTNPYYQEDWFSVLKLLKPDSCIWNHVRASQTKGELAMSCGVAIERDNQFWGASTVNFTLNQLQENIVKLSESSGSGYILLLDNSDKVIASSNPERLSYIDEATGTPLDIKQVINSDPAWNPVLNFLETQRNEIIEQVAASVSPQVQQVLNTIDKAETGDSKGYYLVNYAAYLNNGENKQNAMDSRLLQSFELTNDNFYNGSQAYVFEIPETYWKLIVVQPDAEINAIADNLSENLINWIALALLITAGIIYFMLTFLAFKPLKETTDKISLAENIINNKQYNKLSSVKFKTGRNEIGLVNGSINDLLDRIQSNEGKLANINQQLEIKVEERTAELQDTLKELKNSQLQLIRSEKMATLGQMVAGVAHEVNTPLSYVQNNLEIIGQLTEQYEELIELVQGLKAVKTDAAADGKIDKLLADIVRASDEIQEDDLSAELKELIKDSLFGVEQITEMVLNLRNFARLDESKVKTIDVRECIEASLKIAGNSIRHQEIVTDFAPTPEIKCSPSQINQVLVNLLNNAAQAMGEKSDGKIEVRTRADDSNVYVDVIDNGKGMSSEVLSQIFEPFFTTKGAGEGTGLGMAISQQIMEQHNGDIKAVSTVGVGTTFTLTLPINNDLTEKSLAA